In one Desulfurobacterium atlanticum genomic region, the following are encoded:
- a CDS encoding ribonuclease HII, with translation MDDQKEIIFFEKKLWQSGIKLIAGIDEAGRGPLAGPVVAAAVIFPKNSTPFLNRDSKKITEKQREKLFKRIIHEAVSVGIGFADSIEIDEINILNATKLAVKRAINSLKQKPEFLITDALNIEEFSDKQLTLIKGDEKSFSCAAASIVAKVTRDYIMKSLDSIFPDYNLKKHKGYPTKEHISLIIKNGISPIHRRSFGRVKECQIWNRRGEESFPLSLEERLLYYREKFQELIGGD, from the coding sequence GTGGATGACCAAAAAGAAATAATTTTTTTTGAAAAGAAACTGTGGCAGTCGGGAATAAAGCTAATAGCTGGTATAGATGAAGCCGGACGGGGTCCTTTAGCAGGCCCCGTTGTTGCTGCCGCAGTTATCTTTCCCAAAAACAGCACACCGTTTCTTAACAGAGACTCTAAAAAAATCACAGAAAAGCAGAGAGAAAAACTTTTTAAAAGAATAATCCACGAAGCAGTTTCAGTTGGTATAGGATTTGCGGACAGCATAGAAATAGACGAAATAAATATTTTAAACGCTACAAAATTAGCAGTAAAAAGGGCAATAAACTCCCTCAAACAAAAGCCTGAATTTCTAATCACTGACGCTCTTAACATTGAGGAATTTTCAGATAAACAGTTAACCCTTATAAAAGGGGATGAAAAAAGTTTCTCCTGCGCAGCTGCAAGTATAGTTGCAAAAGTAACAAGAGATTACATTATGAAATCCCTTGATTCTATCTTTCCAGACTATAATCTTAAAAAACATAAAGGTTATCCAACAAAAGAGCACATTTCGCTTATAATTAAAAATGGAATTTCACCCATCCACAGGAGGAGCTTTGGGAGGGTTAAAGAATGTCAAATCTGGAATAGAAGGGGAGAGGAAAGCTTTCCGTTATCTCTTGAAGAAAGGCTACTATATTATAGAGAAAAATTTCAGGAGCTTATCGGGGGAGATTGA
- a CDS encoding YraN family protein, whose product MKKGYYIIEKNFRSLSGEIDIIAFDPISRTIIFVEVKLRKENSQVSPEESITPAKIKKIKRTAIEFLQKKQIKYNAIRFDFIGITTENGKEIINHIENAF is encoded by the coding sequence TTGAAGAAAGGCTACTATATTATAGAGAAAAATTTCAGGAGCTTATCGGGGGAGATTGACATAATAGCCTTTGACCCAATATCCAGAACAATTATATTTGTTGAAGTCAAACTCCGAAAAGAAAATTCTCAAGTATCCCCAGAAGAAAGTATAACACCTGCAAAAATAAAAAAGATAAAAAGAACAGCTATAGAATTCCTTCAGAAAAAGCAGATAAAATACAATGCAATCAGATTTGACTTTATAGGTATAACTACCGAAAATGGAAAAGAAATTATAAATCATATAGAAAATGCCTTTTAG